From a single Phacochoerus africanus isolate WHEZ1 chromosome 11, ROS_Pafr_v1, whole genome shotgun sequence genomic region:
- the LOC125111243 gene encoding caspase-13-like isoform X2: protein MAVKQKKNPLKILESMGKELITGVLDDLVEKDVLKLEEEEKKNIYDAKLQDKARILMDSVLQKRHEASQVFVKTFLNMDKNSTSIQAPEKIMAGPDESEESTDTLKLCPHEEFLKLCKERTGEIYPIKNKNDRTRLALIICNTKFDHLPLRNGADLDIKGMKGLLEGLGYSVVVEEKLTAEEMESVLWGFAARQEHKSSDSTFLVFMSHGILDGICGTMHSDKKPDVLHYDTIFKIFNNRNCLGLKDKPKVIIVQACRGANRGEVWVSDSPATLADSSSESPEDLEEDAVYKTHVEKDFIAFCSSTPHNVSWRDVTKGSLFITQLITCFQKYAWRCHLEEVFRKVQQSFETPNVKAQMPTIERLSMTRYFYLFPGN, encoded by the exons tcaaacaaaaaaaaaacccactgaagaTTTTGGAATCTATGGGAAAAGAACTCATTACTGGAGTTTTGGATGATTTGGTGGAAAAAGATGTTCTGAAActggaagaagaggagaagaaaaatatttatgatgcCAAACTTCAAGACAAGGCCCGGATCTTGATGGACTCTGTGCTACAGAAACGCCATGAGGCAAGTCAAGTCTTTGTTAAAACCTTCCTTAACATGGACAAAAATTCCACCAGCATACAAG CTCCCGAGAAAATCATGGCTGGACCAGATGAGTCAGAAGAATCTACTGATACCCTCAAGCTTTGCCCTCATGAAGAATTCCTGAAACTGTGTAAAGAAAGGACTGGAGAG ATCtatccaataaaaaataaaaatgaccgcACTCGTCTGGCTCTCATCATATGCAATACAAAGTTTGATCATCTTCCTCTCAGGAATGGGGCTGACCTCGACATTAAGGGAATGAAGGGGCTGCTTGAGGGCCTTGGCTACAGTGTAGTTGTGGAAGAGAAACTCACGGCCGAG GAGATGGAATCGGTGCTGTGGGGGTTTGCTGCCCGCCAAGAGCACAAGTCTTCAGACAGCACATTCTTAGTGTTCATGTCTCATGGCATCCTGGATGGGATCTGTGGGACTATGCATAGTGATAAAAAACCAGATGTGCTACATTATGACACCATCTTCAAGATATTCAACAACCGCAACTGCCTCGGTCTGAAGGACAAACCTAAGGTCATCATTGTCCAGGCCTGCAGAGGTG CAAATCGTGGAGAAGTGTGGGTCAGTGACTCTCCAGCAACCTTGGCAGACAGCTCTTCAGAGTCACCTGAGGACCTGGAGGAGGATGCCGTTTACAAGACCCACGTGGAGAAGGACTTCATCGCTTTTTGCTCTTCAACACCAC ATAATGTGTCCTGGAGAGATGTCACAAAGGGTTCTCTCTTCATCACACAACTCATCACTTGCTTCCAAAAATATGCTTGGCGCTGTCACCTAGAGGAAGTATTTAGGAAG GTACAACAATCATTTGAAACACCAAACGTTAAAGCCCAGATGCCCACCATTGAACGACTCTCCATGACAAGATATTTCTACCTCTTTCCTGGCAATTGA
- the LOC125111243 gene encoding caspase-13-like isoform X1 produces MAEVKQKKNPLKILESMGKELITGVLDDLVEKDVLKLEEEEKKNIYDAKLQDKARILMDSVLQKRHEASQVFVKTFLNMDKNSTSIQAPEKIMAGPDESEESTDTLKLCPHEEFLKLCKERTGEIYPIKNKNDRTRLALIICNTKFDHLPLRNGADLDIKGMKGLLEGLGYSVVVEEKLTAEEMESVLWGFAARQEHKSSDSTFLVFMSHGILDGICGTMHSDKKPDVLHYDTIFKIFNNRNCLGLKDKPKVIIVQACRGANRGEVWVSDSPATLADSSSESPEDLEEDAVYKTHVEKDFIAFCSSTPHNVSWRDVTKGSLFITQLITCFQKYAWRCHLEEVFRKVQQSFETPNVKAQMPTIERLSMTRYFYLFPGN; encoded by the exons aagtcaaacaaaaaaaaaacccactgaagaTTTTGGAATCTATGGGAAAAGAACTCATTACTGGAGTTTTGGATGATTTGGTGGAAAAAGATGTTCTGAAActggaagaagaggagaagaaaaatatttatgatgcCAAACTTCAAGACAAGGCCCGGATCTTGATGGACTCTGTGCTACAGAAACGCCATGAGGCAAGTCAAGTCTTTGTTAAAACCTTCCTTAACATGGACAAAAATTCCACCAGCATACAAG CTCCCGAGAAAATCATGGCTGGACCAGATGAGTCAGAAGAATCTACTGATACCCTCAAGCTTTGCCCTCATGAAGAATTCCTGAAACTGTGTAAAGAAAGGACTGGAGAG ATCtatccaataaaaaataaaaatgaccgcACTCGTCTGGCTCTCATCATATGCAATACAAAGTTTGATCATCTTCCTCTCAGGAATGGGGCTGACCTCGACATTAAGGGAATGAAGGGGCTGCTTGAGGGCCTTGGCTACAGTGTAGTTGTGGAAGAGAAACTCACGGCCGAG GAGATGGAATCGGTGCTGTGGGGGTTTGCTGCCCGCCAAGAGCACAAGTCTTCAGACAGCACATTCTTAGTGTTCATGTCTCATGGCATCCTGGATGGGATCTGTGGGACTATGCATAGTGATAAAAAACCAGATGTGCTACATTATGACACCATCTTCAAGATATTCAACAACCGCAACTGCCTCGGTCTGAAGGACAAACCTAAGGTCATCATTGTCCAGGCCTGCAGAGGTG CAAATCGTGGAGAAGTGTGGGTCAGTGACTCTCCAGCAACCTTGGCAGACAGCTCTTCAGAGTCACCTGAGGACCTGGAGGAGGATGCCGTTTACAAGACCCACGTGGAGAAGGACTTCATCGCTTTTTGCTCTTCAACACCAC ATAATGTGTCCTGGAGAGATGTCACAAAGGGTTCTCTCTTCATCACACAACTCATCACTTGCTTCCAAAAATATGCTTGGCGCTGTCACCTAGAGGAAGTATTTAGGAAG GTACAACAATCATTTGAAACACCAAACGTTAAAGCCCAGATGCCCACCATTGAACGACTCTCCATGACAAGATATTTCTACCTCTTTCCTGGCAATTGA